CTGACGGCCGGGGAGAACATCACTCCAGACATCAGCGTGACATTCGACCCTTCATTCGTCGGCACCGGAGTCTGCGCTGCCAGCCCTGTACCCTAGGCCCGCCCTCAGCCTGGAAGTTCTGGTGCGTCGTCGGGGCTTTTGAGACTCTGTAGTCTTTCGCAAGGTTCCAGCTTCCCTTAAGAAGTGAGTCACTCCCGCGTCGCCCCTGTGAATCAGCTGTGAGCAGCGACAATCGAATTTCAATTAGACCGTATGGAGAAGGAGACCTTTGGATATTGGAGAGGACACTCGGAGACCCGAGTCAGACGACGTACCTCAACGGGCCGGAAAGTGTTGAAAAAATCCAGAAGCGTCACAAGAAGTACGTGGCACTGTCTGCAGACCCGCACGCTGGGTGTATGTTCACGATTCTGGCAGGCTCTGACGTTGCACCTGCAGGCAATGTCGGATATTGGGATAGTGAATGGAAAGGACAGAAGGCTTGGGAGGTGGGATGGTTCGTGCTGCCCGATTTTCAACGGCGTGGAATCGCAACCGCTGCGACCAGAATAGTATTGGAATCGCTTGCCAAGCTGGAAGGCCCCAAACTCGTCTTTGCCGGTCCTTCGGTGGACAATCATGCGTCCAATGCGATGTGCAGAAAACTCGGGTTCACATTGACTGAGGAAGCTAACGTCGAATATCCATATGGCAGCGGACGCTTCATGCACATCAATATCTGGATGCTAAACCTCTAGCACCCATCTACAGTTCGAGTGACTAGGACCTTGCTACTCGCTTCGTTCTTCCTCTGCCACTCGTCGGCCAAGTCCTCGACTGTAGGCTCCTGTTCCTCAGCCAAGCCAATCAGTGCGGGTGTAAGGCTCAACTAAGCGTATCACCGTTTCCGTTCTCGGATTTCGCAAAAGCCCCGCGTTGCACCACGCACCAGAACCAGCCCGGCAGAGAGTTAAATACGCAGAACCAACGCAACCGGTACGGCACCAAGGAGCGGAAACCAATGACCGACGCAACCGGAGCGATGGAGGCCTCCGATTGGAAATGGTTCGCAAGGAGGCACTGGGGCGTCGTTGCCGTCTTCGTGGCCGCAATCATCCTGGCAATCATTGGCGCTGTCTACGTCTTCCTGTGGTTCGTCGCTATCGCCCAGTCGACCGGCCTGGTCCCCAGGATCGTTGGCCTCTGGACGATGGCTAACCTGATCGCCTTCATCCTAAACACCATCTTCTGGGAGTTCCTCCTAATCGGGATCCCTGTAATCGTAGGCGTAGTGATAGGCTGGATGTGGTGGAGAAGGCTCCCCGCCGACGAGAGGAGGGGCCGGATGTTCGGCAAGCGCACCCGCACCGCAAGCGGGGGCGGTGGAGTCTCGCTGCTCTTCTTCATCGCCTTCTGCATCAAGGTCTACCTCGACGGCAACTGGAATGTCGCCATTGGGACCTTCACACTGGACTACGTCGTGGGCTCCATGGTCCTCATCCTAGAATGGGTCGCTGTCATCTTCGGAATCCCCGCAGCCATAGCACTGGCCTGGTGGCTGAACCGCGAAATGAAGAAGCCCTAGCAGGCTTCCCTTTGTCTCATTGAAGACATATTAACCGCCGAGCCCAAACGGTTCCAAGAACTGAAATGGGCATCAGAGGCTTCCTTTCATCCGCGGCGGCCATATTCAGGCTTGCCCACAAGAGCGACAGGGACGAGTTCACCCTCTACCTCAAGCTGGTCGCCCTCGGCGTGGCCGTAGTGGGCACCATAGGGTTCCTGATCAAGCTGGTCGGAAACCTCTTCTTCGGCTGAAACGACGAGAATAAGGTTATTAGGCCAATGAGAATCGGGCTGATTCCCGCGTGTCCGTTATGAGCGAACAAGAAAGAACAGGGTCCATATTCCCGGTCAAGACCACCGGAGGTCAGGAAAGGACCGTGGCCACCTTCGTGGCCAACAGGGCGATTCAGAAGAAGAAGCCCATCTTCTCCGTCCTGGCCCTGGACACCTGGAAGGGCTACGTCCTCTTCGAGGCCCCCAACTCCCAGGTGGTGGACGAAAGCATCCAGGGGTTCAAGCACGTCAGGAGCAAGATCCCCGGGATGATGCAGTACTCGGACATCGAGAAGTTCCTGGTCACGAAGTCCATGGTCGCCGAGCTGAACGAGGGCGACACAGTGGAGATAGTCGCAGGCCCGTTCAAGGGCATGAGGGCGAGCATCTCCCGGGTGGAGCACGCAAAGCAGGAGATCACGGTCGTGCTGATCGACACAGCCTTCGCCATGCCCATAACCATCGACGCAAGCTACACGAAGCTGGTAGCCAGGGCAAAGACAGCCGCCGAGGCCCCGAAGTGACATAGCATGGGAGAGAAGAAAATAATCAACGCGCTTGTAACCGGTGGCGAGGCCAGCGCAGGCCCTCCGCTCGGCCCGGCCCTGGGCCCCCTGGGGGTCAACGTGCTCGGCATAGTCAACGAAATCAACGCGAAGACGGGGGACTTCAAGGGGATGAGGGTCCCTGTCAAGGTCGAAGTCGACCAGGAGACCAAGCTGTTCACCATCACCGTCGGAACCCCCACCACCTCGGCACTGATAGTGAAGGAGTCGGGGAGCACCAAGGGCTCGGCCAAGCCGAACCTGGACTTCGTCGGCGACCTGACCATGGACAAGGTCATCAGCATAGCCAAGAACAAGATGTCTGGCTCCTACGCAAAGACCGTCCGCTCGGCAGTGAAGGAGGTCGTCGGGAGCTGCGTCAGCATGGGGGTCAAGGTCGATGGGAAGGACGCCAGGGAGTTCATGGATGAGCTGAACGCCGGAAAGTGGGACTCGAAGTTCGAGTAGGCGTTTCCATGACACAACGCTTTTATCCGCTACACCGAGGCTCGTGAAGGAATTCGTGAAGGGGACGTGCTCTCGAATCAGCAACTCGCCGAACTGGTCAAGAAGGGCAAGGACCAGTCAAAGGAAAGGAAGTTCGCCCAGTCCGTAGAAGTAATCATCACTCTAAAGGACCTCGACCCCAAGAAGACGGACCTGAACATCAACGAGATCGTGTACCTCCCCCACCCCACCACCAAGCAGGCGAAGGTCTGCTTCATCGGCGGAGGGGACCTCGCCGTCAGGGCCAAGGCAGCCAAGGCCAACATGGTCCTCGACCCCTCCCAGCTTGAGAACTACGCTGGGAGCAAGAAGGACGCAAAGAAGCTCGCCCGCGCCTACGACTTCTTCCTGGCCGACACCGCCCTCATGCAGAGGATAGGCAAGATCCTGGGCCAGGCCCTCGGTCCCAAGGGAAAGATCCCGACTCCGGTCCCCCCAAACGCATCAGTCGAGACGATGATCAACAGGATGAGGACCGCCGTCCGCGTGAGAGGCAGGGGCTCTCTCGGGGTCATGGCCAAGGCAGGGGACGGGGCCCTGACAGAGGCGCAGCTGGCGGAGAACATCCAGGCCGTGGTCGCCGCCATGGCCAAGAAGCTCCCCAACGGGGACAAGAACATCAAGACGATAATGGTGAAGACGACGATGGGGAAGCCTGCCAAGCAGGCGGTCGATTAGAATGAGCGAGACGGTCCAGGTCCACAAGCCCAACGCGAGGAAGGTCGAGATCACCGAGAAGGTCGCAGAGCTGGCGAAGAAGTATCCAGTCCTCGCCGTGACCAACCTCTCGAAGGTCCGCGCCTCGCAACTGATGGCCGTCAGGAAGGCCCTGAGAGGGCACGCCGACGTCTACGTTGTCAAGAACAAGCTGGCGGTCCTTGGGCTGCAGAAGGCGGGGATCAAGAACGCCGACCAGCTCCTGTCGCACCTTACGGGCCAGAACGCCCTTATCTTCTCGACCTACGACCCGTTCAAGCTCTTCCTCACCCTGGACAAGAACAAGGTCTTCCTCGCGGCCCGGGCGGGGGACACTGCGCCGGAGGACATCATGGTCCCGGCCGGCAACACCAGCCTGCCCGCAGGGCCCGTCCTCAGCGAGTTCAGGGAAGCAGGAATCCAGACCAAGATCGAAGGGGGCAGCATCTGGGTCAACAAGGATTCCGTGGCCGTCAAGAAGGGAGCCGCGATCACGCCCAAGCTGGCCAGCCTGCTTTCGAAGCTCAACATCAAACCGATCAAGGCGGGCCTCACAATCGCCCTGGCCTACGAGAACGGCCTGATTTACGCTGGAGACATCGTGGCCATCGACCTGGAGAAGTACAGGCAGAGCCTCGTCGACGGATACGCTTCGTCCAGGGGCTTGGCCCTGGTCATCGGCTACGTCACAAGGGAGACCGCCCCTGACATCCTCGCCAAGGCCTATCGGGAGGCCATGTGCCTGGCGGTAGAAGCAGGGTTCCTCACGAAGGAAACGGCCCCGATGATCCTTGGCAAGGCCGAGGCCCAGGCCGCGGCGCTCACAGCCAAGGCTAGAGAAAAGGGCCTGCAGTAAGAGAAAAGGTATCTTCTACCCGAACAGAGAAGCGAGACCCTGTAGAGCCTCTTCTTCCTTCTTCTCCTCTTCTTTGGGCTTCTCTTCGGCCTTCGCCGCCGGTGCTCCAGGCGCAGCTGCAGCCGCAGGGGCTGCCGCCATCATCGCGGCGTTCTTCAGCGCCTCGTCGATGTTCACCTCGCTGAGAGCAGAGGCCAGAGCCTTAATCTTGACCTCGTCGGGGGCCACTCCGGTCGCCTTGACAACGCTTGTCAGGTTCTCTTCATTGACCGGCTTGCCCAGCTTGTGGAGAAGCATAGCTGCGTAGATGTACTCCATCTTGAATCGAACACAGGCCACGACTTTTGGTATTTAAGACTTTGAGGAAAAAACCCAATCCAGTGTTTATCTACTTCAAGGGAGGGAGTCTCCAAAGCCAGTGGACCCTCTCAATTGACCGAAAAGAAGGACGTTCTAAGATCGAAGTTCTCCGCTGACTACAAGCGCTACTACCTGGTCGACCTCTTCAAGCGTGAGGGTTTCGTCAGGAAGAAGTGCGAGAGCTGCGGCCGCTTCTTCTGGACCCTGGACGAGAGCCGGAGGCGCTGCGACGAGCCCCCCTGCTCGACCTACTCCTTCATCGGCAACCCGATAACCAAGAAGAAGCTCGACCGGGTCGGCCTCTGGAGGACGGTCGAGAGATTCTTCAAGGAGAACGGCCACCACATCGTGAACCGCTACCCTGTCGTCAGCAGGTGGAGGCCTGACCTCTACTTCACCGTCGCCTCCATCATCGACTTCCAGAGGATCGAGGCCGGCAAGGTCATCTTCCAGCTCCCAGCGAACCCCCTGGTCGTCCCCCAGGTCTGCCTCCGGTTCAACGACATACCGAGCGTCGGGGTGAGCGGGAAGCACGGCACCTCTTTCATCATGATGGGCCAGACCTGCCTCGACAACAAGGAAGGCTACTGGAAGGACCGGTGCATCGACCTCGACTTCGAGCTCCTAACGAAGAGGCTTGGGATCAACCCCGAGGAGCTGACCTTCAACGAGGACGTCTGGGTCGGCTACGGGGCCTTCGGCTACTCCCTCGAGTACTTCGCCCGCGGGGCAGAGCTCGGGAACGCCGTCTTCACCGCCTTCGAAGGAGACCCGGGCCACTACACCCAGATGAAAGAGAAGGTCGTCGACATGGGAGCCGGGCTGGACAGATGGGTCTGGGCCTCCCAGGGAACCCCGAACCTCTACGAGGCGAACTACGGACCTCTGCTCAAGAAGATGAACGAGCTCTGCAGGGTCGAGGTGGACCAGGACCTGTTCCTGAAGTATTCGAAGCTCGCCGGGACCATGAACGTCGACGAGTTCGGGCCCCTCGCTGAACAGAGGCGCCTGATAGCGAAGCAGCTCGGCACCGACCCCTCGAAGCTGGAGCAGTCCCTCGCCCCGCTCGAAGCCATGTATTCAATCGCCGACCACGCCCAGACCCTCCTCTTCGGGGTGGCCGACGGTATGCTCCCCAGCAACTCCGGGGGCGGCTACAACCTGAGGATACTCTTCAGGCGTGCCATGAACTTCATCAATTACCACCGTTTCCCGCTCGCCATCGACGAGGTGGTCAACTGGCACATCGACTACCTGAAGGGGATGTACCCCGAGCTCGAGGAGCACAGGCACGATGTGGCCGAGGTCCTGAAGGTCGAGGAATCCAGATATGCGGCCTCGCGGGAGCGCGTCTCCAAGATAGTCTTGTCTATCACCGCCGGGGGTAGCTCCATAAGCACCGAGGAGCTGATCCGGATGTACGACTCCGACGGCGTCACCCCTGAACAGCTGATCGAGGCTGGGGCGAAGGTCGAGCTGCCGGAAGACTTCTACGAGAAGGTCCAGGCACGCCACGTCTCCCGCAAGTTCGAAGAGGCGAAGCCCGACTTCCAGGTCGGGAAGCTCCCTCCGACCAAGCTCCTCTACTACGAGGAGGACGCCGGCTTCGACTTCTCGGCGAAGGTCTTGAAGGCCTTCCCTGGCAACCGGGTCGTCCTCAACAGGACCGTCTTCTACCCCAGAGGCGGAGGCCAGGAGCCTGACAGGGGCACCATCGGCGCCGCCAAGGTCGTCGACGTGGAGAGGTACGGCGACATCGTAATTCACAAGCTCGAAGGGAAGGCGCCCAAACCAGGGGCCCAGGTCAGGTGCCACGTGGACGTGAGGCGCAGGAGAAGGATAACCCAGATACACACCGCGACCCACATCATCAACGGTTCGTCACGGCAGGTACTCGGGCCCTGGGTCTGGCAGCACTCCGCGTTCAAGGAGGAGGACTACGGCAGGCTGGACATCACACACTTCTCCCACCTGACCGACGAAGAGGTCCAGAAGATCGAGGACCTCGCGAACGAAGTCGTCAGGAAGAACCTGCGGATCAGGAACACCTTCATGCCCCGGCAGGTGGCCGAGGAGAAGTACGGCTTCAGGCTCTACCAGGGGGGCGTCGTCCCCGGGCACTCCGTCCGCGTCGTGGACATCGGAGGATGGGACATCGAAGCCTGCGGGGGGACCCACACGAAGACCACAGGAGAAGTGGGCCTGATCAAGATAACCAAGGTCGAGCGCATCCAGGACGGAGTCGAGAGGATTGAGTTCGTCGCC
The genomic region above belongs to Nitrososphaerota archaeon and contains:
- a CDS encoding SecE/sec61-gamma family protein translocase subunit, whose product is MGIRGFLSSAAAIFRLAHKSDRDEFTLYLKLVALGVAVVGTIGFLIKLVGNLFFG
- a CDS encoding transcription elongation factor Spt5, producing MSEQERTGSIFPVKTTGGQERTVATFVANRAIQKKKPIFSVLALDTWKGYVLFEAPNSQVVDESIQGFKHVRSKIPGMMQYSDIEKFLVTKSMVAELNEGDTVEIVAGPFKGMRASISRVEHAKQEITVVLIDTAFAMPITIDASYTKLVARAKTAAEAPK
- a CDS encoding 50S ribosomal protein L1; this translates as MLSNQQLAELVKKGKDQSKERKFAQSVEVIITLKDLDPKKTDLNINEIVYLPHPTTKQAKVCFIGGGDLAVRAKAAKANMVLDPSQLENYAGSKKDAKKLARAYDFFLADTALMQRIGKILGQALGPKGKIPTPVPPNASVETMINRMRTAVRVRGRGSLGVMAKAGDGALTEAQLAENIQAVVAAMAKKLPNGDKNIKTIMVKTTMGKPAKQAVD
- the rpl12p gene encoding 50S ribosomal protein P1, which codes for MEYIYAAMLLHKLGKPVNEENLTSVVKATGVAPDEVKIKALASALSEVNIDEALKNAAMMAAAPAAAAAPGAPAAKAEEKPKEEEKKEEEALQGLASLFG
- a CDS encoding 50S ribosomal protein L10, which gives rise to MSETVQVHKPNARKVEITEKVAELAKKYPVLAVTNLSKVRASQLMAVRKALRGHADVYVVKNKLAVLGLQKAGIKNADQLLSHLTGQNALIFSTYDPFKLFLTLDKNKVFLAARAGDTAPEDIMVPAGNTSLPAGPVLSEFREAGIQTKIEGGSIWVNKDSVAVKKGAAITPKLASLLSKLNIKPIKAGLTIALAYENGLIYAGDIVAIDLEKYRQSLVDGYASSRGLALVIGYVTRETAPDILAKAYREAMCLAVEAGFLTKETAPMILGKAEAQAAALTAKAREKGLQ
- a CDS encoding 50S ribosomal protein L11, which codes for MGEKKIINALVTGGEASAGPPLGPALGPLGVNVLGIVNEINAKTGDFKGMRVPVKVEVDQETKLFTITVGTPTTSALIVKESGSTKGSAKPNLDFVGDLTMDKVISIAKNKMSGSYAKTVRSAVKEVVGSCVSMGVKVDGKDAREFMDELNAGKWDSKFE
- the alaS gene encoding alanine--tRNA ligase, which produces MTEKKDVLRSKFSADYKRYYLVDLFKREGFVRKKCESCGRFFWTLDESRRRCDEPPCSTYSFIGNPITKKKLDRVGLWRTVERFFKENGHHIVNRYPVVSRWRPDLYFTVASIIDFQRIEAGKVIFQLPANPLVVPQVCLRFNDIPSVGVSGKHGTSFIMMGQTCLDNKEGYWKDRCIDLDFELLTKRLGINPEELTFNEDVWVGYGAFGYSLEYFARGAELGNAVFTAFEGDPGHYTQMKEKVVDMGAGLDRWVWASQGTPNLYEANYGPLLKKMNELCRVEVDQDLFLKYSKLAGTMNVDEFGPLAEQRRLIAKQLGTDPSKLEQSLAPLEAMYSIADHAQTLLFGVADGMLPSNSGGGYNLRILFRRAMNFINYHRFPLAIDEVVNWHIDYLKGMYPELEEHRHDVAEVLKVEESRYAASRERVSKIVLSITAGGSSISTEELIRMYDSDGVTPEQLIEAGAKVELPEDFYEKVQARHVSRKFEEAKPDFQVGKLPPTKLLYYEEDAGFDFSAKVLKAFPGNRVVLNRTVFYPRGGGQEPDRGTIGAAKVVDVERYGDIVIHKLEGKAPKPGAQVRCHVDVRRRRRITQIHTATHIINGSSRQVLGPWVWQHSAFKEEDYGRLDITHFSHLTDEEVQKIEDLANEVVRKNLRIRNTFMPRQVAEEKYGFRLYQGGVVPGHSVRVVDIGGWDIEACGGTHTKTTGEVGLIKITKVERIQDGVERIEFVAGEAAVEYMHRMDSELQELSTVLGTQRENLTKVAKALLQDLEETRSREKALGQAVADQSGSEVISRAKKIGSARVYVSKRPPFGEEQIISQGQKSVATEPSLIYVALFASGKSARAICFVGSAARQAGFSAGEIVKKLAQLLGGSGGGSPAFAQGGGPLADKIDDAAAQAEKIITVSSS
- a CDS encoding GNAT family N-acetyltransferase encodes the protein MSSDNRISIRPYGEGDLWILERTLGDPSQTTYLNGPESVEKIQKRHKKYVALSADPHAGCMFTILAGSDVAPAGNVGYWDSEWKGQKAWEVGWFVLPDFQRRGIATAATRIVLESLAKLEGPKLVFAGPSVDNHASNAMCRKLGFTLTEEANVEYPYGSGRFMHINIWMLNL